Proteins encoded by one window of Burkholderia plantarii:
- a CDS encoding PhaM family polyhydroxyalkanoate granule multifunctional regulatory protein: MTDTSGSNPFSGFAGFKPSDMLDRMWDMMRLSPFGAGIGAAPGQGLPPSLSAMSDMMAPLASVEELDKRITDLRAVEQWLKLNLGMLQSAIQALEVQRATLATLRAFGALAQESMAAAEAAVASGAEAKGTPASAAPAFASPFGMPPFGAVASASPEPGKAAGSASGDAAGAGAAAGSAGTTGPGAAPGAGAPPTGAEAFDPAGWWNLLQSQFSQLASFAMTQPGAAGPGAAPGGAGEPKPKPAPAPAQAAGPRAHKPATRRAAPPKPRTPRAQASGEAPNDTPPPAAKASRKRSP, translated from the coding sequence ATGACCGATACTTCCGGCTCCAACCCGTTTTCCGGCTTCGCAGGCTTCAAGCCGTCCGACATGCTCGACCGGATGTGGGACATGATGCGGCTCTCGCCGTTCGGCGCCGGCATCGGCGCGGCGCCGGGCCAGGGGCTGCCGCCGTCGCTGTCGGCGATGTCCGACATGATGGCGCCGCTCGCGAGCGTCGAGGAACTCGACAAGCGGATCACCGACCTGCGCGCCGTCGAGCAATGGCTGAAGCTCAATCTCGGCATGCTGCAGTCGGCGATCCAGGCGCTCGAGGTGCAGCGCGCCACGCTCGCCACGCTGCGTGCGTTCGGCGCGCTCGCGCAGGAGTCGATGGCCGCCGCCGAGGCGGCCGTCGCATCGGGCGCCGAAGCCAAGGGCACCCCCGCGTCGGCCGCGCCGGCGTTCGCGTCGCCGTTCGGCATGCCGCCGTTCGGCGCGGTCGCGTCGGCGTCGCCTGAACCGGGCAAGGCCGCGGGCAGTGCGTCCGGCGACGCGGCCGGGGCGGGTGCGGCCGCCGGCAGTGCCGGGACCACCGGCCCGGGCGCGGCGCCCGGCGCCGGCGCGCCGCCGACGGGCGCCGAGGCGTTCGATCCGGCCGGCTGGTGGAACCTGCTGCAATCGCAGTTCAGCCAGCTCGCCAGTTTCGCGATGACGCAGCCCGGCGCCGCCGGGCCGGGCGCGGCGCCGGGAGGCGCCGGCGAGCCCAAACCGAAGCCGGCACCGGCACCGGCGCAGGCCGCCGGCCCGCGCGCGCACAAGCCGGCCACGCGCCGCGCGGCGCCGCCGAAGCCGCGCACGCCGCGCGCCCAGGCATCCGGCGAGGCGCCGAACGACACGCCGCCGCCGGCCGCGAAGGCGTCGCGCAAGCGCAGCCCGTGA
- a CDS encoding enoyl-CoA hydratase/isomerase family protein: protein MSQPDAYAGYQALRLRRLPHGILEIVMSGEGANRSGLATADARMHRELAGIWRDLDRDPEVRVALIRGEGKGFSAGGDLALVEQMADDFAVRTRVWHEARDLVYNVINCSKPIVSAMHGPAVGAGLVAGLLADVSIAANDARIIDGHTRLGVAAGDHAAIVWPLLCGMAKAKYHLLLCEPVSGAQAERIGLVSLAVDATELLPTALAVAERLAHGSQSAIRWTKYALNNWLRMAGPTFDASLALEFMGFSGPDVREGIDSLRERRAPDFDGAASPSDGEAGKP from the coding sequence ATGAGCCAACCCGATGCTTACGCCGGCTACCAGGCGCTGCGGCTGCGGCGCCTGCCGCACGGCATCCTCGAGATCGTGATGAGCGGCGAGGGCGCCAACCGCAGCGGCCTCGCCACCGCCGACGCGCGCATGCACCGCGAGCTCGCCGGGATCTGGCGCGACCTCGACCGCGATCCCGAGGTGCGCGTCGCGCTGATCCGCGGCGAGGGCAAGGGCTTTTCGGCGGGCGGCGATCTCGCGCTCGTCGAGCAGATGGCCGACGACTTCGCGGTGCGCACGCGCGTCTGGCACGAGGCGCGCGACCTCGTCTACAACGTGATCAATTGCAGCAAGCCGATCGTCTCGGCGATGCACGGGCCGGCGGTGGGCGCGGGGCTGGTGGCCGGGCTGCTGGCCGACGTGTCGATCGCCGCGAACGACGCGCGCATCATCGATGGCCACACGCGGCTCGGCGTGGCCGCCGGCGACCACGCGGCGATCGTCTGGCCGCTGCTGTGCGGGATGGCGAAGGCCAAATACCACCTGCTGCTCTGCGAGCCGGTGAGCGGCGCGCAAGCCGAGCGGATCGGGCTCGTGTCGCTGGCCGTCGACGCGACCGAGCTGCTGCCGACGGCGCTGGCGGTGGCCGAGCGGCTCGCGCACGGCTCGCAGAGCGCGATTCGCTGGACCAAGTACGCGCTCAACAACTGGCTGCGCATGGCCGGGCCGACCTTCGACGCGTCGCTCGCGCTCGAATTCATGGGGTTCTCGGGGCCGGACGTGCGCGAGGGCATCGATTCGCTGCGCGAGCGTCGCGCACCCGATTTCGACGGCGCGGCCTCGCCGTCGGACGGTGAGGCCGGCAAGCCGTGA
- a CDS encoding fumarylacetoacetate hydrolase family protein, whose product MKLASLKDGTRDGQLIVVSRDLQTAAIADTVAPTLQRALDDWTFHAPQLRELYDALNHGRARRSFAFEAADCMAPLPRAFQWADASAYLNHVELVRRARGAELPPELATDPLMYQGGSDDFLGPREDIVCASEAWGIDFEAEVAVVTGDVPMGTAPDDALKAVRLVMLANDVSLRNLIPAELAKGFGFFQSKPATAFSPLAVTTDELGESWRDGRLSRPMLVHWNGKRVGQPDAGTDMTFHFGQLIAHAAKTRNLRAGTIVGSGTVSNRDATRGYCCIAEKRCLETIEHGAPATEFMRYGDRVKIEMLDAAGKSIFGAIEQAVAPLDGAA is encoded by the coding sequence ATGAAACTTGCATCGCTGAAGGACGGCACGCGCGACGGCCAATTGATCGTCGTGTCGCGCGACCTGCAGACGGCGGCGATCGCCGACACGGTCGCGCCGACGCTGCAGCGCGCGCTCGACGACTGGACCTTCCACGCCCCGCAGCTTCGCGAGCTCTACGACGCGCTCAACCACGGCCGCGCGCGCCGTTCGTTCGCGTTCGAGGCGGCCGACTGCATGGCGCCGCTGCCGCGCGCGTTCCAGTGGGCCGACGCCTCGGCCTACCTGAACCACGTCGAGCTGGTGCGCCGCGCGCGCGGCGCCGAGCTGCCGCCCGAGCTGGCGACCGATCCGCTGATGTACCAGGGCGGCAGCGACGATTTCCTCGGGCCGCGCGAGGACATCGTCTGCGCCTCCGAGGCGTGGGGGATCGACTTCGAGGCCGAGGTGGCGGTGGTGACGGGCGACGTGCCGATGGGCACCGCGCCCGACGACGCGCTGAAGGCCGTGCGGCTCGTGATGCTGGCCAACGACGTGTCGCTGCGCAACCTGATTCCGGCCGAGCTCGCGAAGGGCTTCGGCTTCTTCCAGAGCAAGCCGGCCACGGCGTTCTCGCCGCTGGCCGTCACCACCGACGAGCTCGGCGAGAGCTGGCGCGACGGGCGCCTCTCGCGGCCGATGCTGGTTCACTGGAACGGCAAACGGGTCGGCCAGCCCGACGCCGGCACCGACATGACGTTTCATTTCGGACAGCTGATCGCGCACGCGGCGAAGACCCGCAACCTGCGGGCCGGAACCATCGTCGGCTCGGGCACGGTGTCGAACCGCGACGCCACGCGCGGCTACTGCTGCATCGCCGAGAAGCGCTGCCTCGAAACCATCGAGCACGGCGCGCCCGCCACCGAGTTCATGCGCTACGGTGATCGCGTGAAGATCGAGATGCTCGACGCGGCCGGCAAGTCGATCTTCGGCGCGATCGAGCAGGCTGTCGCGCCGCTCGACGGGGCGGCCTGA
- a CDS encoding IclR family transcriptional regulator → MSDTEPDELADDGAEEKVRSGIQSIEVGFRLLDVLTQEPRAMMLRDLAHRAQMSPAKAHRYLVSFQRLGVVAQDPVSGRYELGGFALQMGLARLARVDGVKLARIALSALRDQLDQTVGIAVWGNHGPTIVHWMESSHPARASLKLGDVMPLLGSATGLLFAAYLPRGKTEALLERELADLRRAPHHHGPRTREALEARLAEVREHGAARVEGMLLPTIHAFCMPVFDSLGELALGLVALGHEGVFDIAWGGEVDLALRECAANLSYQIGYSPAHEA, encoded by the coding sequence ATGTCCGACACCGAACCCGACGAGCTCGCCGACGACGGCGCCGAGGAAAAAGTGCGCTCCGGCATCCAGTCGATCGAGGTCGGCTTCCGGCTGCTCGACGTGCTGACCCAGGAGCCGCGCGCGATGATGCTGCGCGACCTCGCGCATCGCGCGCAGATGAGCCCCGCCAAGGCACACCGTTATCTGGTCAGCTTCCAGCGGCTCGGCGTGGTCGCGCAGGATCCCGTCTCGGGCCGCTACGAACTCGGCGGCTTCGCGCTGCAGATGGGGCTCGCCCGGCTCGCGCGCGTGGACGGCGTGAAGCTCGCGCGGATCGCGCTGAGCGCGCTGCGCGACCAGCTCGACCAGACCGTCGGCATCGCCGTGTGGGGCAACCACGGGCCGACCATCGTCCACTGGATGGAATCGAGCCATCCGGCCCGCGCGTCGCTGAAGCTCGGCGACGTGATGCCCCTGCTCGGCTCGGCCACCGGCCTGCTGTTCGCCGCCTACCTGCCGCGCGGCAAGACCGAGGCGCTGCTCGAACGCGAGCTCGCCGACCTGCGCCGCGCGCCGCATCACCACGGCCCGCGCACGCGCGAGGCGCTCGAGGCGCGCCTGGCCGAAGTGCGCGAGCACGGCGCCGCGCGCGTCGAGGGCATGCTGCTGCCCACCATCCATGCGTTCTGCATGCCGGTGTTCGATTCGCTCGGCGAACTCGCGCTCGGCCTCGTCGCGCTCGGCCACGAAGGCGTGTTCGACATCGCCTGGGGCGGCGAGGTCGATCTCGCGCTGCGCGAGTGCGCCGCGAACCTGTCCTATCAAATCGGCTACAGTCCGGCGCACGAGGCGTGA
- a CDS encoding DUF3108 domain-containing protein, with the protein MPPSPPSDSSRASPRRLLRIALTLAVVLLLHGLVALWFAGYRAPANPSSQDDTPVQVELLKPQPIERAPAPAPRPPQPPHRPAAAPAPRPPTAPPEHAPVLTTTQPSPVTTSPTAPSAETGADTGAGTGTAAASNSTADRAAPASAPAPGVKFVPPPSGDLRYGAYFNGNLNGTATIHWVTDGRRYRLAIDIPVPFVGPYSYESRGRIDGFGVAPERYTEQRGRRPADIAIFNRDSKQIVFTKTPNSIALPDGAQDRFSLLMQLSGLVHGAPDSYRPGVAREFLVVDNDSGETWPIVTIGDESIRTDAGPLQARHFRRLPRRAGDTRRIDIWLAPSLDWLPVRLVQTEPNGSEIELLWQGRSAATAQLGYDERVTREASSASSASAASSASAASSASAASSVPAVPAAPAASTVTAPAPASGIVASPSQAVSGAR; encoded by the coding sequence ATGCCGCCGTCCCCGCCCTCCGACTCGTCACGCGCCTCGCCGCGCCGCCTGCTGCGCATCGCGCTGACGCTCGCGGTCGTGCTGCTGCTGCACGGCCTCGTGGCGCTGTGGTTCGCCGGCTATCGCGCGCCCGCGAACCCGTCGTCGCAAGACGACACGCCGGTGCAGGTCGAACTGCTCAAGCCGCAGCCGATCGAACGCGCGCCGGCGCCCGCGCCCCGTCCGCCACAACCGCCGCATCGCCCCGCCGCCGCACCCGCGCCGCGGCCGCCCACGGCGCCGCCCGAGCATGCTCCGGTGCTGACCACGACGCAGCCGTCGCCCGTCACCACGAGCCCTACCGCCCCGTCCGCCGAAACCGGCGCGGACACCGGTGCAGGCACCGGCACCGCGGCCGCGTCGAATTCCACCGCCGACCGCGCCGCGCCGGCCTCCGCACCCGCGCCGGGCGTGAAGTTCGTGCCGCCGCCCTCGGGCGACTTGCGCTACGGCGCATACTTCAACGGCAACCTGAACGGCACCGCCACGATCCACTGGGTCACCGACGGCCGCCGCTACCGGCTCGCGATCGACATCCCGGTGCCGTTCGTCGGGCCATACAGCTACGAGAGCCGCGGACGCATCGACGGCTTCGGGGTCGCCCCCGAGCGCTACACCGAGCAGCGCGGCCGGCGCCCGGCCGACATCGCGATCTTCAACCGCGACTCGAAGCAGATCGTGTTCACGAAGACGCCGAATTCGATCGCGCTGCCCGACGGCGCGCAGGATCGCTTCAGCCTGCTGATGCAGCTCTCGGGGCTCGTGCATGGCGCGCCCGACAGCTATCGGCCGGGCGTGGCGCGTGAGTTCCTGGTGGTCGACAACGACAGCGGCGAGACCTGGCCGATCGTCACGATCGGCGACGAATCGATCCGCACCGACGCCGGCCCGCTGCAGGCTCGCCACTTCCGCCGCCTGCCGCGTCGCGCCGGCGACACGCGCCGCATCGACATCTGGCTCGCGCCGTCGCTGGACTGGCTGCCGGTGCGGCTGGTGCAGACCGAGCCCAACGGTTCGGAGATCGAATTGCTCTGGCAAGGACGCTCAGCAGCCACCGCTCAGCTCGGCTACGATGAAAGGGTAACGCGCGAGGCTTCGTCGGCTTCGTCGGCTTCAGCGGCTTCGTCGGCTTCAGCGGCTTCGTCGGCTTCAGCGGCTTCGTCGGTTCCAGCGGTTCCAGCGGCTCCGGCGGCTTCAACCGTCACTGCCCCGGCCCCGGCCTCCGGCATCGTCGCGTCGCCGTCACAAGCAGTCTCGGGCGCGCGGTAA
- a CDS encoding DUF3567 domain-containing protein — protein MQMIYNSPNYCVVEFAPQLGHHAMNSGGYEIVDKNSQREIFIDGELAARFREHVKQLIEDEPSLDEVDEFLGQFDSLMTQPVVLH, from the coding sequence ATGCAAATGATCTACAACAGCCCCAACTACTGCGTCGTCGAATTCGCGCCGCAGCTCGGCCATCATGCGATGAATTCCGGTGGCTATGAAATCGTGGACAAGAACTCCCAGCGCGAGATCTTCATCGACGGGGAACTGGCCGCACGCTTTCGTGAACATGTGAAGCAGCTGATCGAAGACGAGCCGTCGCTCGACGAGGTCGACGAATTCCTCGGCCAGTTCGACAGCCTGATGACACAGCCGGTGGTGCTGCACTAG
- a CDS encoding homocysteine S-methyltransferase family protein, whose protein sequence is MSPSPSARSALAASYTRGADLPALLERRILILDGAMGTMIQRYKFDEAAYRGARFADFARDIKGNNELLSLTQPDTIREIHDQYFAAGADIVETNTFGATTIAQADYEMEHLVVEMNLESAKLARESALKYSTPDKPRFVAGAIGPTPKTASISPDVNDPGARNVTYDELRDSYYEQAKALLDGGVDLFLVETIFDTLNAKAALFALDQLFEDTGERLPIMISGTVTDASGRILSGQTVEAFWNSLRHARPLTFGLNCALGAALMRPYIAELAKLCDTYVSCYPNAGLPNPMAETGFDETPDVTSGLLREFAQAGLVNLAGGCCGTTPEHIAEIAKALADVKPRRWPSHYSEAA, encoded by the coding sequence ATGTCGCCATCCCCGTCCGCCCGCTCCGCCCTCGCCGCGTCCTATACGCGCGGCGCCGACCTGCCCGCGCTGCTCGAGCGCCGGATCCTGATTCTCGACGGCGCGATGGGCACCATGATCCAGCGCTACAAGTTCGACGAGGCCGCCTATCGCGGCGCGCGCTTCGCCGACTTCGCGCGTGACATCAAGGGCAACAACGAACTGCTGTCGCTGACCCAGCCGGACACGATCCGCGAGATCCACGACCAGTACTTCGCGGCCGGCGCCGACATCGTCGAGACCAACACCTTCGGCGCGACCACCATCGCCCAGGCCGACTACGAGATGGAGCACCTCGTGGTCGAGATGAACCTCGAATCGGCGAAACTCGCGCGCGAGTCGGCGCTGAAATACTCGACGCCCGACAAGCCGCGCTTCGTGGCCGGCGCGATCGGACCGACGCCGAAAACCGCCAGCATCTCGCCCGACGTCAACGATCCGGGCGCGCGCAACGTCACCTACGACGAACTGCGCGATTCGTATTACGAACAGGCGAAGGCGCTGCTCGACGGCGGCGTGGACCTGTTCCTGGTCGAGACGATCTTCGACACGCTGAACGCGAAGGCCGCGCTGTTCGCGCTCGACCAGCTGTTCGAGGACACCGGTGAACGCCTGCCGATCATGATCTCGGGCACCGTGACCGACGCGTCGGGCCGGATCCTCTCGGGCCAGACGGTCGAGGCGTTCTGGAATTCGCTGCGCCACGCGCGCCCGCTCACGTTCGGCCTGAACTGCGCACTCGGCGCGGCGCTGATGCGCCCGTACATCGCCGAGCTGGCCAAGCTCTGCGATACCTACGTGTCGTGCTACCCGAACGCGGGCCTGCCGAACCCGATGGCCGAGACCGGCTTCGACGAAACGCCCGACGTCACCTCGGGGCTGCTCAGGGAGTTCGCGCAGGCCGGCCTCGTGAACCTGGCGGGCGGCTGCTGCGGCACCACCCCCGAGCACATCGCCGAGATCGCCAAGGCACTCGCCGACGTGAAGCCGCGCCGCTGGCCGTCGCACTACAGCGAAGCCGCCTGA
- the metH gene encoding methionine synthase: MTDHTMRLAGLEPFNVTQGTLFINVGERTNVTGSKAFARMILNGQFDEALAVARQQVENGAQVIDINMDEAMLDSKAAMVRFLNLIASEPDIARVPIMIDSSKWEVIEAGLKCVQGKAIVNSISLKEGEEQFRHHARLIRRYGAAAVVMAFDETGQADTFQRKTEICTRSYRMLVDECGFPPEDIIFDPNIFAVATGIEEHNNYAVDFIEATRWIKQNLPHAKISGGVSNVSFSFRGNDPVREAIHTVFLYHAIQAGMDMGIVNAGQLGVYADLDAELRERVEDVILNRRDDATDRLLEVADKFKTGAAKKEENLEWRNQPVEKRLAHALVHGITNFIVEDTEEARAAIDAAGGRPINVIEGPLMDGMNVVGDLFGQGKMFLPQVVKSARVMKQAVAHLIPFIEEEKRRLAEAGGDVRAKGKIVIATVKGDVHDIGKNIVSVVLQCNNFEVVNMGVMVPCNEILAKAKVEGADIIGLSGLITPSLEEMAYVAAEMQRDDYFRVKKIPLLIGGATTSRVHTAVKIAPHYEGPVVYVPDASRSVSVASSLLSDEGATRYLDELKGEYDRIRDQHANKKKQPMVTLAAARANKTKIDWAGYTPVKPKFIGRRVFKNYDLAELAQYIDWGPFFQTWDLAGPYPAILNDEIVGESARRVFSDGKSMLSRLIQGRWLTANGVISLLPANTVNDDDIEIYTDDTRSEVLMRWSNLRQQSERPVVDGVMRPNRSLADFIAPKDSGVADYIGMFAVTAGLGVDLKEKQFEADHDDYSAIMLKALADRFAEAFAEALHARVRRELWGYAAGETLDNDALIAEKYAGIRPAPGYPACPDHLVKRAMFDVLRAGEIGMSVTESLAMLPAASVSGFYLAHPDSTYFSVGKIADDQVADFAARMSLSDTDARRALAPLL; the protein is encoded by the coding sequence ATGACCGATCACACCATGCGCCTTGCCGGCCTCGAGCCGTTCAACGTCACCCAAGGCACGCTCTTCATCAACGTCGGCGAACGCACCAACGTGACCGGATCGAAGGCGTTCGCGCGCATGATCCTGAACGGCCAGTTCGACGAGGCGCTGGCGGTCGCGCGCCAGCAGGTCGAGAACGGCGCGCAGGTGATCGACATCAACATGGACGAGGCGATGCTCGATTCGAAGGCGGCGATGGTGCGCTTCCTGAACCTGATCGCCTCCGAGCCCGACATCGCACGCGTGCCGATCATGATCGACTCGTCGAAGTGGGAGGTGATCGAGGCGGGCCTCAAGTGCGTGCAGGGCAAGGCGATCGTCAACTCGATCTCGCTGAAGGAAGGCGAGGAGCAGTTCCGCCACCACGCGCGGCTGATCCGCCGCTACGGCGCGGCGGCCGTGGTGATGGCGTTCGACGAGACCGGCCAGGCCGACACGTTCCAGCGCAAGACCGAGATCTGCACGCGCTCGTACCGGATGCTGGTGGACGAATGCGGATTCCCGCCCGAGGACATCATCTTCGATCCGAACATCTTCGCGGTGGCCACCGGCATCGAGGAGCACAACAACTACGCGGTCGACTTCATCGAGGCGACGCGCTGGATCAAGCAGAACCTGCCGCACGCGAAGATCAGCGGCGGCGTGTCGAACGTGTCGTTCTCGTTCCGCGGCAACGACCCGGTGCGCGAGGCGATCCACACCGTGTTCCTCTACCACGCGATCCAGGCCGGCATGGACATGGGGATCGTCAACGCGGGCCAGCTCGGCGTCTACGCCGATCTCGACGCCGAGCTGCGCGAGCGCGTCGAGGACGTGATCCTGAACCGCCGCGACGACGCCACCGACCGCCTGCTCGAAGTGGCCGACAAGTTCAAGACCGGCGCCGCGAAGAAGGAGGAGAACCTCGAGTGGCGCAACCAGCCGGTCGAGAAGCGCCTCGCGCACGCGCTGGTCCACGGCATCACCAACTTCATCGTCGAGGACACGGAAGAGGCGCGCGCGGCGATCGACGCGGCCGGCGGGCGGCCGATCAACGTGATCGAAGGCCCGCTGATGGACGGCATGAACGTGGTCGGCGACCTGTTCGGCCAGGGCAAGATGTTCCTGCCGCAGGTGGTGAAGTCGGCGCGCGTGATGAAGCAGGCGGTCGCCCACCTGATCCCGTTCATCGAGGAAGAGAAGCGCCGCCTGGCCGAGGCCGGCGGCGACGTGCGCGCGAAGGGCAAGATCGTGATCGCGACCGTGAAGGGCGACGTCCACGACATCGGCAAGAACATCGTGTCGGTGGTGCTCCAGTGCAACAACTTCGAAGTGGTCAACATGGGCGTGATGGTGCCGTGCAACGAGATCCTCGCCAAGGCGAAGGTCGAGGGCGCCGACATCATCGGCCTGTCGGGCCTCATCACGCCGAGCCTGGAAGAGATGGCCTACGTGGCCGCCGAGATGCAGCGCGACGACTACTTCCGCGTGAAGAAGATCCCGCTGCTGATCGGCGGCGCCACCACCTCGCGCGTGCATACGGCCGTGAAGATCGCGCCGCACTACGAAGGCCCGGTGGTGTACGTGCCGGACGCCTCGCGCTCGGTGTCGGTGGCCTCCAGCCTGCTGTCGGACGAAGGCGCGACGCGCTACCTCGACGAGTTGAAGGGCGAGTACGACCGGATCCGCGACCAGCACGCGAACAAGAAGAAGCAGCCGATGGTCACGCTGGCCGCCGCGCGCGCCAACAAGACGAAGATCGACTGGGCCGGCTACACGCCCGTCAAGCCGAAGTTCATCGGCCGCCGCGTGTTCAAGAACTACGACCTGGCCGAACTCGCGCAGTACATCGACTGGGGTCCGTTCTTCCAGACCTGGGACCTGGCCGGCCCGTATCCGGCGATCCTCAACGACGAGATCGTCGGCGAATCGGCGCGGCGCGTGTTCTCGGACGGCAAGTCGATGCTCTCGCGTCTGATCCAGGGCCGCTGGCTGACCGCCAACGGCGTGATCTCGCTGCTGCCGGCCAACACGGTGAACGACGACGACATCGAGATTTACACCGACGACACGCGCAGCGAGGTGCTGATGCGCTGGAGCAACCTGCGCCAGCAGAGCGAGCGCCCGGTGGTGGACGGGGTGATGCGGCCGAACCGGTCGCTGGCCGACTTCATCGCCCCGAAGGACTCGGGCGTGGCCGACTACATCGGCATGTTCGCGGTCACGGCCGGGCTCGGCGTGGACCTCAAGGAAAAGCAGTTCGAGGCCGACCACGACGACTACAGCGCGATCATGCTGAAGGCGCTCGCGGACCGCTTCGCCGAGGCCTTCGCCGAGGCCCTGCACGCGCGCGTGCGGCGCGAGCTGTGGGGCTACGCGGCGGGCGAGACGCTCGACAACGACGCGCTGATCGCCGAGAAGTACGCCGGCATCCGCCCGGCGCCCGGCTATCCGGCCTGCCCCGACCACCTCGTCAAGCGCGCGATGTTCGACGTGCTGCGTGCCGGGGAGATCGGCATGAGCGTGACCGAGTCGCTGGCGATGCTGCCGGCCGCGAGCGTGTCGGGCTTCTACCTCGCGCATCCGGACAGCACCTACTTCTCGGTTGGCAAGATCGCCGACGACCAGGTGGCCGACTTCGCCGCGCGCATGTCGCTGTCGGACACCGACGCGCGCCGCGCGCTCGCGCCGCTGCTGTAG
- a CDS encoding DUF1840 domain-containing protein — protein MITFKSKAAQDLDVLKDFAVYVLGIVGKQLGERGVITHDELDGAIAKLEAVTDQARRASAEHGGHFHEDENDHAHHEVPPSVAQRVAPFLGMLRAAKAQNADVHWGF, from the coding sequence TACGTTCAAGAGCAAGGCGGCACAGGACCTCGACGTCCTGAAGGATTTCGCGGTGTACGTGCTGGGCATCGTCGGCAAACAGCTGGGCGAGCGCGGCGTCATCACCCATGACGAACTGGATGGCGCGATCGCGAAGCTCGAGGCGGTCACCGACCAGGCGCGGCGCGCGAGCGCCGAGCACGGCGGCCACTTCCACGAGGACGAAAACGACCACGCCCATCATGAAGTCCCGCCGAGCGTGGCGCAGCGCGTCGCGCCGTTCCTCGGCATGCTGCGCGCGGCCAAGGCGCAGAACGCCGACGTCCACTGGGGCTTCTGA